The genomic segment CCATCACAGGCGGAACCGTAATCGGTATCGGAGGCGACACCTCCACCCCGACAGAAAGTGCCTGCAAGCAACCGGCAGTCATCCTCGGAGGCACCAACCTGTCGTCAGACACCTACATCGCACTTGCAAACAGTTCGGGCACCAATCTCTTCGCGTTCAAACTGCCACGCGCATACAGTCAATATACCCTCTTGCTCTCGTCGCCGGGATTGGCAAAAGGCAGCAAATGCACGGTTTCTTCCGGTGCAACAGTCAGTGGTGGAAGCAGCTTCAACGGGTTCGTAACAGGAGCAACGGTCAGTGGCGGCAGCAATCTGTTCAGCGCCACACTCTCGAAAATGGTCACCACCAGCAACTATAGCGGCATGGGCGGAGGCGGAGGCCCAATGGGAGGAATGATGCCATAACATTAAAACGTCATGAAAAGAAACTGTCTGAAAGAGAATCTTATTTACCTCGGGCTATGGATAATCTTGTTCATAGCCCCTCTCCTAAGTCTGTACATACGAACGGCTACAGATGCTACGACACCGTTCAACTGGAATGAAATCATGCAGATATGGAAAATGTTTGCGGTATTCCTCGCCATTTTCCTGCTGCACAACTTCCTGCTCGCCCCCCTGCTCATCTACAAACGGAAGAAACTGCTATACCTCCTCATCACAGCGCTCCTCTTGCTGGGGGTCGTACTCTTCGAGAGCCAACACAAGCCACCACTACCTCCCAGACGGGAAATACACGACAAGGACAGACACCCATCACCAATAAAGAACGGAAACGTATCACCTGACAAGCAGGCAGTAGGAAAGCGACACCGGATGCCGCCACCGCCGCCACTCGAGCAGCATCAACTGATTGCCGTGTTCATTCTCATACTCATGTTCGGCATGAACCTCGGCTTAAAATATTATTTCAAGAACGAGAATACGGCGAAAGCCATTCGCGAACTTGAAAGAAAAAACCTTGAGCAACAGTTGCAATATCTGAAATACCAGATCAACCCGCACTTCCTCATGGATTCTTCACCGATTAAATTAGGTCAAAACAAACCGAAACAAACCTTAAATCAAATCGTGTAAAACGCTGTCTTACAATTAACTCCGCTTAACTAACCTTATTCTTTGCCTATTGCGCG from the Prevotella sp. Rep29 genome contains:
- a CDS encoding histidine kinase, with amino-acid sequence MKRNCLKENLIYLGLWIILFIAPLLSLYIRTATDATTPFNWNEIMQIWKMFAVFLAIFLLHNFLLAPLLIYKRKKLLYLLITALLLLGVVLFESQHKPPLPPRREIHDKDRHPSPIKNGNVSPDKQAVGKRHRMPPPPPLEQHQLIAVFILILMFGMNLGLKYYFKNENTAKAIRELERKNLEQQLQYLKYQINPHFLMDSSPIKLGQNKPKQTLNQIV